The Catenuloplanes niger genome includes a window with the following:
- a CDS encoding M50 family metallopeptidase — translation MPGLLEIAAAVPDPGVNKVAWAGALLAWLLAVPAYVIFGLIDTIAHEGGHALLARLLFQRVRAIRLFRDGGGATYFDEDMPWAVDVAVKFIGYVAPSLFGLAAAWLLARDLVDATLWASLGFLFVMLFAVRGLLGWLVVPALMVVICYVALAVEPPMRELFAHVWAWFLLIAAVETMLIFLRARGYDHNSSDAGALHRLTSLSGAFWAVLMLFGTTAALVYGGVLMLRAAV, via the coding sequence ATGCCCGGTCTACTGGAGATCGCCGCGGCCGTTCCTGATCCGGGGGTCAACAAGGTGGCCTGGGCCGGCGCGCTGCTGGCCTGGCTGCTGGCGGTGCCGGCGTACGTCATCTTCGGCCTGATCGACACGATCGCGCACGAGGGTGGGCACGCGCTGCTGGCCAGGCTGCTGTTCCAGCGGGTCCGGGCGATCCGGCTGTTCCGGGACGGCGGCGGTGCGACGTACTTCGACGAGGACATGCCATGGGCGGTCGACGTGGCGGTCAAGTTCATCGGGTACGTCGCGCCGTCGCTGTTCGGCCTGGCCGCCGCGTGGCTGCTCGCCCGGGACCTGGTCGACGCGACGCTCTGGGCCAGCCTCGGATTTCTGTTCGTCATGCTGTTCGCCGTGCGCGGGCTGCTCGGCTGGCTCGTCGTACCCGCGCTGATGGTGGTGATCTGTTATGTCGCCCTGGCGGTGGAACCACCGATGCGGGAACTCTTCGCCCACGTCTGGGCCTGGTTCCTGCTGATCGCCGCGGTCGAGACGATGCTGATCTTCCTGCGCGCCCGCGGCTACGACCACAACTCGTCGGACGCGGGCGCGCTGCACCGGCTGACCAGCCTGTCCGGCGCGTTCTGGGCGGTGCTGATGCTGTTCGGCACCACGGCCGCGCTGGTCTACGGCGGCGTGCTGATGCTCCGTGCCGCGGTCTAG
- a CDS encoding glycoside hydrolase family 3 N-terminal domain-containing protein, with product MRLLNPPTTRRRLLAPALAGVLMLTLTATPAGAAGERYLDPKASTPARVADLLRRMTVEEKVGQLQQIAVNRMQGDCTWSGGALNETCMREVLADQHAGSVLSGGGAAPAVNTPRAWAEMVNAIQRYAIENSRLRIPIVYGVDAVHGHNNVIGASIFPHQLGLGATWNTALNQRTAESTQRAVAATGTTWNFSPVADLARDQRWGRYYETYAEDPVLAGTLAAGAVTGLQNRVSGRPVAATVKHFAGYSEPFNGHDRAPGDLSPRYLQDTILPPYKAAVDAGALTVMVNSGAVNGIPATGSRWLLTDLLRDEWDFKGVVVSDWNDVRLLHTAYHITDSYAGAVAAAVNAGVDMAMVPPDDRGFHQAALDAVNQRLISKKRLDQAVGRILTLKFQLGLFDNPYVDPAAADATVLQADRPLNRQAATESLVLLRNSGGTLPFGASTKKIVVAGPQADNLTDQVGGWTVGWQRVPDGVTIPGTTILDGLRDTAPAGTTVVGTSSPDDAVAQAESADAVVVAVGNRAAAEGEADMPNPVLAPDQQDLVARLEATGTPVIVVVVSDRPLVLGPANETDALLAAWNPGSEGGNAIADVLYGRANPSGRLPVSWPSQIGNQPLYYQQLPGTNGGVGSGYTPAYPFGAGLSYTTFSTGGVALASGTVRAKDNVRVTVTVSNTGGRAGDLVVPVYVGQEVANPLAPPRRLVAFTKVPLAAGETRTVTLNFPASRLAVTPGDMISTESPRVAPGRYLVTAGESSATLTVR from the coding sequence ATGCGACTGCTCAATCCCCCCACGACCCGGCGGCGGCTGCTGGCGCCGGCGCTCGCCGGCGTCCTGATGCTCACGCTCACCGCCACGCCCGCCGGTGCGGCCGGTGAGCGCTACCTCGACCCGAAGGCGTCCACCCCGGCCCGGGTGGCGGACCTGCTGCGCCGGATGACCGTGGAGGAGAAGGTCGGTCAGCTCCAGCAGATCGCGGTCAACCGGATGCAGGGCGACTGCACCTGGAGCGGCGGGGCGCTCAACGAGACCTGCATGCGGGAGGTTCTCGCGGATCAGCACGCCGGTTCGGTGCTCTCCGGCGGCGGCGCGGCCCCGGCCGTGAACACGCCGCGGGCCTGGGCCGAGATGGTCAACGCCATCCAGCGGTACGCGATCGAGAACTCCCGCCTGCGCATCCCGATCGTCTACGGCGTGGACGCGGTGCACGGGCACAACAACGTGATCGGCGCGTCGATCTTCCCGCACCAGCTCGGGCTCGGCGCCACCTGGAACACCGCGCTGAACCAGCGGACCGCGGAGTCGACCCAGCGCGCGGTCGCCGCCACCGGCACCACGTGGAACTTCTCGCCGGTCGCCGACCTGGCCCGGGACCAGCGCTGGGGCCGCTACTACGAGACGTACGCGGAGGACCCGGTGCTGGCCGGCACGCTGGCCGCCGGCGCGGTCACCGGCCTGCAGAACCGGGTGTCCGGCCGCCCGGTCGCCGCGACCGTCAAGCACTTCGCCGGTTACTCCGAGCCGTTCAACGGGCACGACCGCGCGCCGGGCGACCTGTCCCCGCGCTACCTGCAGGACACGATCCTGCCGCCGTACAAGGCCGCGGTGGACGCGGGCGCGCTGACCGTGATGGTCAACTCGGGCGCGGTCAACGGGATCCCGGCCACCGGCTCACGCTGGCTGCTCACCGATCTGCTGCGCGACGAGTGGGACTTCAAGGGCGTCGTGGTCAGCGACTGGAACGACGTCCGGCTGCTGCACACCGCGTACCACATCACCGACTCCTACGCCGGTGCGGTCGCGGCCGCGGTCAACGCGGGCGTGGACATGGCGATGGTCCCGCCGGACGACCGGGGCTTCCACCAGGCCGCGCTCGACGCGGTGAACCAGCGGCTGATCTCGAAGAAGCGGCTGGACCAGGCGGTCGGCCGGATCCTGACGCTGAAGTTCCAGCTCGGGTTGTTCGACAACCCGTACGTGGACCCGGCCGCGGCGGACGCGACCGTGCTGCAGGCGGACCGGCCGCTCAACCGGCAGGCCGCCACGGAGTCGCTGGTGCTGCTGCGCAATTCCGGTGGCACGCTCCCGTTCGGCGCGAGCACGAAGAAGATCGTGGTCGCCGGGCCGCAGGCGGACAACCTGACCGACCAGGTCGGCGGCTGGACGGTCGGCTGGCAGCGCGTCCCGGACGGCGTCACCATCCCGGGCACCACGATCCTCGACGGCCTGCGTGACACCGCGCCGGCCGGCACGACCGTGGTCGGCACGTCCAGCCCGGACGACGCGGTGGCCCAGGCCGAGAGCGCGGACGCGGTGGTGGTCGCGGTCGGTAACCGCGCCGCGGCCGAGGGCGAGGCGGACATGCCGAACCCGGTGCTCGCCCCGGACCAGCAGGACCTGGTGGCGCGGCTGGAGGCGACCGGCACGCCGGTGATCGTGGTGGTGGTGTCCGACCGGCCGCTGGTGCTCGGGCCGGCCAACGAGACGGACGCGCTGCTCGCGGCGTGGAACCCGGGCAGCGAGGGCGGCAACGCGATCGCGGACGTGCTCTACGGACGGGCCAACCCGAGCGGCCGGCTGCCGGTGTCCTGGCCGAGCCAGATCGGCAACCAGCCGCTGTACTACCAGCAGCTGCCGGGCACGAACGGCGGCGTCGGCTCGGGCTACACGCCGGCGTACCCGTTCGGCGCGGGCCTGTCCTACACCACGTTCAGCACGGGCGGTGTCGCGCTCGCGTCCGGCACGGTCCGGGCCAAGGACAACGTGCGGGTCACGGTCACCGTGTCGAACACCGGTGGCCGCGCCGGTGACCTGGTGGTGCCGGTCTACGTGGGCCAGGAGGTGGCGAACCCGCTGGCGCCGCCGCGCCGGCTGGTGGCGTTCACCAAGGTGCCGCTGGCCGCGGGTGAGACGCGGACCGTGACGCTCAACTTCCCGGCGTCCCGGCTCGCGGTCACCCCCGGCGACATGATCTCCACGGAGTCGCCGCGCGTCGCGCCGGGCCGGTACCTGGTGACCGCCGGCGAGTCCTCCGCCACGCTCACCGTCCGCTAG
- a CDS encoding ABC-F family ATP-binding cassette domain-containing protein, producing MPTSTILPARARAQLTATDIHLARGGVPVLRGAALTVTPGSRWGIVGENGRGKSTLLAVLAGTLEPDSGTVRRAGTIGLAEQELHAAGDATVGDVIDAALHDARAALRALDAAAAALAREERGAADGYADALHAAEALEAWDADHRVDAALAALGAERDRARPLAELSVGGRYRVRLACLLGAEHDFLLLDEPTNHLDDDGLAYLTSKLTTTRAGVVLVSHDRALLAAVVTSVVDLDPSRDDLPRVYGDGYAGYLAGRAAERERWVEEYDRQRAEHARLTAHLADAQDRLIDNWRPDKGTNKHKRATRASSQVRTFHRRQDELAAHAVTVPEPPLRLCLPELPRNATIALDGVTVAGRLARPVSLTVGPSGRLHVDGRNGAGKSTLLAVLAGRLQPTTGTRRVARSQRVGYLAQESPEPGTETARRLFAAAGGTVELASLGLLDPGELDRPVRELSTGRRRRLDLALVLARRPHVLLLDEPTNHLSIALVDELTAALGDTRAAVVLATHDRALRADVDGWPRLTME from the coding sequence ATGCCAACCTCAACGATTCTGCCCGCGCGCGCCCGTGCGCAGCTGACCGCCACCGACATCCATCTCGCGCGCGGCGGCGTCCCCGTGCTCCGCGGCGCCGCCCTGACCGTCACGCCCGGCTCGCGCTGGGGCATCGTCGGCGAGAACGGACGCGGCAAGTCCACGCTGCTGGCCGTGCTCGCCGGCACCCTCGAACCCGACTCCGGCACGGTCCGCCGGGCCGGCACGATCGGCCTCGCCGAGCAGGAACTGCACGCCGCCGGCGACGCCACGGTCGGTGACGTGATCGACGCCGCGCTGCACGACGCCAGGGCCGCGCTGCGCGCGCTCGACGCGGCCGCGGCGGCGCTGGCCCGGGAGGAGCGTGGCGCGGCCGACGGATACGCCGACGCGCTGCACGCGGCCGAGGCGCTGGAGGCCTGGGACGCCGACCACCGGGTCGACGCCGCGCTGGCCGCGCTGGGCGCGGAACGGGACCGGGCGCGACCGCTGGCCGAGCTGTCCGTCGGCGGCCGCTACCGGGTCCGGCTCGCCTGCCTGCTCGGCGCGGAGCACGACTTCCTGCTGCTGGACGAGCCGACCAACCACCTCGACGACGACGGGCTGGCCTACCTGACGTCGAAGCTGACCACCACCCGGGCCGGCGTGGTGCTGGTCAGCCACGACCGGGCGCTGCTGGCCGCGGTGGTCACCTCGGTCGTCGACCTGGACCCGTCCCGCGACGACCTGCCGCGCGTCTACGGCGACGGGTACGCCGGATACCTCGCCGGTCGCGCGGCCGAGCGGGAGCGCTGGGTGGAGGAGTACGACCGGCAGCGCGCGGAGCACGCGCGACTCACCGCGCACCTGGCCGACGCGCAGGACCGCCTGATCGACAACTGGCGGCCGGACAAGGGGACGAACAAGCACAAGCGCGCCACCCGGGCGTCGTCCCAGGTCCGCACGTTCCACCGGCGGCAGGACGAGCTGGCCGCGCACGCGGTCACGGTCCCGGAACCACCGCTGCGCCTGTGCCTGCCCGAGCTGCCGCGCAACGCCACCATCGCGCTGGACGGCGTGACCGTCGCCGGCCGGCTGGCGAGGCCGGTCTCGCTCACGGTCGGCCCGTCCGGGCGGCTGCACGTCGACGGCCGGAACGGCGCCGGCAAGTCCACACTGCTGGCGGTGCTGGCCGGCCGGCTGCAACCGACGACCGGCACCCGGCGCGTCGCGCGGAGCCAGCGCGTCGGGTACCTCGCGCAGGAGTCGCCGGAGCCGGGCACCGAGACCGCGCGCCGGCTGTTCGCGGCGGCCGGCGGCACGGTCGAACTGGCGAGCCTCGGCCTGCTCGACCCCGGAGAGCTGGACCGGCCGGTACGCGAGCTGTCCACCGGCCGCCGGCGCCGGCTCGACCTGGCGCTGGTGCTGGCCCGGCGCCCGCACGTGCTGCTGCTTGACGAGCCGACGAACCACCTGTCGATCGCGCTGGTCGACGAGCTGACCGCGGCGCTCGGCGACACCCGGGCGGCGGTCGTGCTCGCCACGCACGACCGGGCGCTGCGCGCCGACGTGGACGGGTGGCCGAGGCTCACCATGGAGTAG
- a CDS encoding copper resistance CopC/CopD family protein, with amino-acid sequence MRWVRLVAAVVLGALVVLIGPVSPASAHAVVVDTVPARGSVVGAAPTAVTITFSEAVRLVPGRVKVVAPDGTPVTGGEPTLAGAVMTIPIAAAERPLGTYTVSYRVVSADSHPVGGGFSYSVGARSTFDGAVTGDAVDPGVTAGISVAKYLGYLGLTLLVGPALLMLSLWPRRLLRTPAGRRGPRIMMFAGAGLIALGAVAAIWLQAPYAYGGGPLDATAAGLGEVLLSQFGLAHLGRLAVLALAVPLLAGLAPSLSRAPRLSRARGIALAGVAVAGLVTWPLSGHPIASRMPVVTVFADFAHLAAMAVWLGGLIALAVFLLRRADTRELRVILPVWSRWAALAVYCLIAGGVIQVLVEVGTVGQLVTTRFGQLVLAKTALLGVVLAVAGAARLLVRRLVTGTATGWTARLVPGGPPAVWLRRSVAVELAVTAVVLAASAVLVQTTPSRNVGEEAPVVVPETFSQTLTSPIYTLQYEIYPVQRGEYNTLHGFVYTPEGKPIPIEEFRVTIALPSAGLEPIDAPMAILDESHGLGPVNFPLPGEWTVKFTIRISEIDQATVSGVVNVP; translated from the coding sequence ATGAGGTGGGTACGGCTGGTCGCCGCTGTGGTCCTCGGTGCGCTGGTCGTGCTGATCGGCCCGGTCTCGCCCGCGTCCGCGCACGCGGTCGTGGTCGACACCGTGCCGGCGCGCGGCTCGGTGGTGGGCGCCGCACCCACCGCGGTCACCATCACGTTCAGTGAGGCGGTTCGGCTGGTCCCGGGCCGGGTCAAGGTCGTCGCGCCGGACGGGACACCGGTCACCGGCGGCGAGCCCACGCTGGCCGGCGCGGTGATGACCATCCCGATCGCGGCGGCGGAGCGTCCGCTCGGCACGTACACGGTCAGTTACCGGGTGGTGTCCGCGGACAGTCACCCGGTCGGCGGCGGCTTCTCCTACTCGGTCGGCGCGCGCTCGACCTTCGACGGCGCGGTCACCGGCGACGCGGTCGACCCGGGCGTGACGGCCGGCATCTCGGTCGCGAAGTACCTCGGCTACCTCGGACTCACGCTGCTGGTCGGGCCGGCGCTGCTGATGCTGTCGCTGTGGCCGCGTCGGCTGCTGCGCACACCGGCCGGCCGGCGCGGGCCACGGATCATGATGTTCGCCGGGGCCGGACTGATCGCACTGGGCGCGGTCGCGGCGATCTGGCTGCAGGCGCCCTACGCGTACGGCGGCGGACCGCTGGACGCGACCGCCGCCGGGCTCGGTGAGGTGCTGCTCAGCCAGTTCGGGCTGGCACACCTGGGCCGGCTGGCCGTACTGGCGCTGGCCGTACCGTTGCTGGCCGGTCTTGCTCCCAGCCTCTCCCGCGCTCCTCGTCTCTCCCGTGCGCGTGGCATCGCGCTGGCGGGCGTCGCGGTCGCGGGGCTGGTGACCTGGCCGCTGTCCGGGCACCCGATCGCGTCCCGGATGCCGGTCGTCACGGTCTTCGCGGACTTCGCGCACCTCGCCGCGATGGCGGTCTGGCTCGGCGGGCTGATCGCGCTGGCCGTGTTCCTGCTGCGCCGCGCGGACACCCGCGAGCTGCGGGTGATCCTGCCAGTCTGGTCGCGCTGGGCCGCGCTCGCGGTCTACTGCCTGATCGCCGGCGGCGTGATCCAGGTGCTGGTCGAGGTCGGCACGGTCGGCCAGCTGGTCACCACGCGCTTCGGTCAGCTGGTCCTGGCGAAGACCGCGCTGCTCGGCGTGGTGCTCGCGGTCGCCGGCGCGGCCCGGCTGCTGGTCCGGCGGCTGGTGACCGGAACCGCGACCGGCTGGACCGCGCGGCTGGTGCCGGGCGGGCCGCCGGCGGTCTGGCTGCGGCGGTCGGTCGCGGTCGAGCTCGCGGTGACCGCGGTGGTGCTGGCCGCGAGCGCGGTGCTGGTGCAGACCACGCCGTCGCGGAACGTGGGCGAGGAGGCGCCGGTGGTGGTGCCGGAGACGTTCAGCCAGACGCTGACCAGCCCGATCTACACGTTGCAGTACGAGATCTACCCGGTGCAGCGGGGCGAGTACAACACGCTGCACGGGTTCGTCTACACGCCGGAGGGCAAGCCGATCCCGATCGAGGAGTTCCGGGTGACGATCGCGCTGCCGTCCGCCGGGCTGGAGCCGATCGACGCGCCGATGGCGATCCTGGACGAGAGCCACGGGCTGGGGCCGGTCAACTTCCCGCTGCCCGGCGAGTGGACCGTGAAGTTCACCATCCGGATCTCGGAGATCGACCAGGCCACGGTGTCCGGCGTGGTTAACGTTCCGTAA